Proteins found in one Pseudochaenichthys georgianus chromosome 13, fPseGeo1.2, whole genome shotgun sequence genomic segment:
- the lxn gene encoding latexin: protein MSLRIVVLLAVLSGVTGSPSVTPRPEADSAFMTVHPNSVPETVEETELSETLDILVEEEADEDVMETGELNPNHYQAQRAAKVVQHYLNTRYGSPYRLLGLHRVHSGNAEDVEGSGRKYQLEISVQEIISNMTEKCSAEVLFPRGGQQRSPQVQASCEELLKINTTAQEEALYQQYKMKQSLFSAQNVPDSYGHIDPDTKPFWHLCIVASSFIMLNESSENTLFNVAQVANITQLATENDQLKFDCHVLLHEMVSQEIIHWKLLFTWSPPEGVKVQQMEQLPHCHHCEKPPNTN from the exons ATGAGTCTGAGGATCGTTGTGCTTCTGGCTGTGTTGAGTGGGGTGACCGGGAGCCCCAGCGTGACGCCCAGACCGGAAGCCGACTCAGCGTTCATGACGGTTCATCCCAACAGCGTCCCAGAGACAGTGGAGGAAACAGAGCTCTCTGAAACG CTGGACATATTGGTGGAAGAGGAGGCAGACGAGGATGTGATGGAGACAGGAGAGCTGAACCCCAATCACTACCAGGCGCAGAGAGCAGCCAAAGTGGTCCAACACTACCTCAACACTCGATACGGCTCCCCATACCGGCTGCTGGGACTGCACAGAGTCCACAGTGGAAATGCAGAG GATGTTGAAGGCTCTGGAAGAAAGTATCAGCTGGAGATCTCAGTGCAGGAGATAATCAGCAAT ATGACAGAGAAATGCTCTGCAGAGGTTTTGTTTCCGAGGGGGGGGCAGCAGCGCTCTCCTCAGGTCCAGGCCTCGTGTGAGGAGCTCCTTAAAATCAACACCACAGCTCAAGAAGAGGCCTTGTACCAACAGTACAAGATGAAACAGAGCCTTTTCTCTGCACAAAATGTACCTG ACAGCTACGGTCACATTGATCCCGACACGAAGCCTTTCTGGCACCTCTGCATCGTGGCCTCCAGCTTCATCATGCTGAATGAGTCCAGTGAGAACACTCTGTTCAACGTGGCTCAGGTGGCCAACATCACACAGCTG GCAACTGAGAACGACCAGCTGAAGTTTGACTGTCATGTACTGCTGCATGAGATGGTGTCCCAG gaaatcATTCACTGGAAGCTGCTGTTCACATGGTCTCCTCCAGAGGGCGTTAAAGTGCAGCAGATGGAGCAGCTGCCACACTGCCATCATTGTGAAAAACCTCCAAACACAAACTGA